The Bacteroidota bacterium genome includes a region encoding these proteins:
- a CDS encoding CapA family protein produces the protein MSYFLGCFRGIKSLFNFILILLVTGINLQSKCSVNNVSVVTIPADTIKEDTLINITISSVGDLMCHSTQYKYAKVSEDSFNFVPCFEYVQPWLTKPDLLLGNLETTFAGNNIPYSGYPYFNSPDDYITSLKKVGFDFLVTANNHANDTGEKGILRTIKKLEEEGFDHTGTYTSQKDRDSIRIADVEGIKIAILSFTYSTNGLMLTEGKPWLVNFCDSALIQKDIKASRIAGADLVLVFYHFGNEYERMPNAYQKDLVKYAIECGADIILGSHVHVLQPLDFFVTQNATLDTGFVIYSMGNFISNQQDQYTNEGVIVNIHLEKNTRSNKIKIEKVDYVPTWVYKGKNEAKILHMVFPVMPGAESAFPEFINTNYGQDIKNAYKNTTGTMEKYTDKAKPVTQ, from the coding sequence TTGAGTTATTTTTTGGGATGTTTTCGCGGTATTAAATCCTTGTTTAATTTTATTTTAATACTTCTGGTTACAGGTATTAATCTGCAATCAAAATGTTCGGTGAACAATGTATCCGTTGTTACAATTCCCGCTGATACTATTAAAGAAGATACATTAATTAATATTACCATTTCCTCAGTGGGAGATCTTATGTGTCACAGTACACAATATAAATATGCAAAAGTATCTGAAGACAGTTTTAATTTTGTTCCTTGTTTTGAATATGTTCAACCCTGGTTAACAAAACCGGATCTGCTACTTGGTAATCTCGAAACAACATTTGCAGGTAATAATATTCCATATTCCGGTTATCCATATTTTAATAGTCCTGATGATTATATCACTTCACTAAAAAAAGTGGGATTCGATTTTCTTGTCACTGCTAACAATCATGCAAACGATACCGGTGAAAAAGGAATTTTAAGAACAATTAAAAAATTAGAGGAAGAAGGATTTGATCATACAGGAACCTATACTTCACAAAAGGACAGAGATTCCATTCGTATTGCAGATGTGGAGGGAATTAAAATTGCGATATTATCTTTTACCTATTCAACAAATGGATTAATGCTAACAGAAGGAAAACCCTGGTTAGTTAATTTTTGTGATTCTGCTTTGATTCAAAAAGATATAAAAGCAAGTCGGATCGCAGGAGCAGATTTAGTTTTGGTATTTTATCATTTCGGAAATGAATATGAAAGAATGCCCAACGCTTATCAAAAAGATCTTGTAAAATATGCCATTGAATGTGGTGCGGATATTATTCTTGGAAGTCATGTACATGTTCTTCAACCACTCGATTTTTTTGTCACACAAAATGCAACTTTGGATACCGGATTTGTGATCTACTCCATGGGTAATTTCATCTCCAACCAACAGGATCAATATACGAACGAAGGTGTGATCGTGAACATACATCTTGAAAAAAATACCAGATCGAACAAGATCAAAATAGAAAAGGTGGATTACGTTCCAACATGGGTTTACAAAGGCAAGAACGAAGCCAAAATATTGCATATGGTTTTTCCTGTAATGCCCGGTGCAGAATCTGCGTTCCCGGAATTTATTAATACCAATTATGGTCAGGATATTAAAAATGCCTATAAAAACACTACCGGCACCATGGAAAAGTACACGGATAAAGCAAAACCGGTAACACAATAA
- a CDS encoding DUF4294 domain-containing protein, protein MKILLFSIILFFSAQIGFSQIGNVFKGDETNDTIFFVELDTFSITARPVHNYNYSRYEAIVKKVYPYADTAVSLLKELNDLSFDKKRDEKKYKKELEDKLRDNFEDKLKNLSRSQGEVLIDIIERNSNETMYNILKEVKSGSTAFWWNNASKIYGYDLKEGYHAENNPTLENIIADYEAKYKKK, encoded by the coding sequence ATGAAGATTCTTCTTTTTTCGATCATACTGTTTTTCTCTGCTCAAATTGGTTTTTCCCAAATTGGTAATGTGTTTAAGGGCGACGAAACCAACGACACCATTTTTTTTGTAGAGTTGGATACTTTCAGCATCACTGCGCGACCTGTGCACAATTATAATTATTCCCGTTACGAAGCTATCGTAAAAAAAGTTTATCCATATGCCGATACTGCAGTGTCCTTATTAAAGGAATTAAATGATCTTTCATTCGACAAAAAGAGAGATGAAAAAAAATATAAAAAAGAATTGGAAGATAAATTGCGCGATAATTTTGAAGATAAATTAAAAAATCTTTCCCGATCGCAGGGAGAAGTTTTAATTGATATTATTGAGAGAAACAGCAATGAAACCATGTATAATATTTTAAAGGAAGTAAAAAGTGGTTCCACAGCTTTTTGGTGGAATAATGCATCGAAAATATATGGATATGATCTGAAGGAAGGGTATCATGCGGAGAATAATCCGACGTTGGAAAACATTATCGCGGATTATGAAGCGAAGTATAAAAAGAAGTAG
- a CDS encoding sigma-54-dependent Fis family transcriptional regulator: MADEIQSIKQRFGIIGNTPELNYALSIAARVAPTNLTVLITGESGVGKEIFSQIIHQYSARKHGPFIAVNCGAIPEGTIDSELFGHIKGSFTNALDDRKGYFETVNGGTIFLDEVGELPLGTQARLLRVLEAGEFLRVGSSKVQKTDVRVVAATNVDLHRLIEDGRFREDLFYRLNTVPITVPSLRERKEDINLLFRKFSSDFAEKYRTTSIVLDADATEVLKNYTWPGNIRELKNIAEQVSVLSKDKQVSAAELTQFIPNIRSSILPALSLKNNGTGDISEREILYKVLFDMKKDLHDLKQFVLNIADANHLKTDGSVGADFFENNISEINTMPQMQSDVMSKQPFMINPTSTTTAQHHEEVEESLSLIDKEKELIIKALTKHKSKRKDAALDLGISERTLYRKIKEYKIEE, encoded by the coding sequence ATGGCAGACGAAATTCAATCGATAAAACAACGTTTCGGCATTATAGGAAATACTCCTGAATTAAATTATGCATTAAGTATTGCAGCTCGTGTTGCACCTACAAATTTAACAGTGCTTATTACAGGTGAAAGCGGAGTGGGGAAGGAGATATTTTCGCAGATAATTCACCAATATTCTGCAAGGAAACATGGTCCGTTCATTGCAGTTAACTGTGGAGCAATACCGGAAGGCACAATTGATTCGGAATTATTCGGACATATTAAAGGATCTTTCACAAATGCACTCGACGACCGAAAAGGATATTTTGAAACCGTAAATGGCGGAACTATTTTTTTAGATGAAGTAGGAGAGTTGCCACTTGGCACGCAGGCGCGACTGTTGCGGGTTTTGGAGGCCGGTGAGTTTTTGAGAGTAGGTTCATCTAAAGTACAAAAAACCGACGTGCGTGTAGTTGCTGCAACTAATGTAGATCTACATAGGTTGATTGAAGATGGAAGATTCAGAGAGGATCTTTTTTACAGATTAAATACAGTTCCGATCACGGTACCATCACTGCGGGAAAGAAAAGAAGATATTAATTTATTATTCCGGAAATTCTCCAGCGATTTTGCCGAAAAATATAGAACAACTTCCATTGTTTTAGATGCGGATGCAACGGAAGTATTAAAGAATTATACATGGCCGGGTAATATTCGCGAATTAAAAAATATTGCGGAACAGGTTTCCGTTCTATCAAAAGATAAACAGGTTTCCGCTGCAGAATTGACGCAATTTATTCCAAATATCAGAAGCAGTATTTTACCGGCATTATCATTAAAAAATAATGGCACAGGTGATATAAGTGAAAGAGAAATTTTATACAAGGTTTTATTCGATATGAAAAAAGATCTACATGATCTTAAACAATTTGTGTTAAATATTGCAGATGCAAATCATTTAAAAACCGACGGATCTGTTGGAGCTGATTTTTTTGAGAATAATATTTCCGAAATTAATACCATGCCGCAAATGCAATCGGATGTTATGAGCAAACAACCGTTTATGATAAATCCTACATCTACCACTACTGCACAACATCATGAGGAAGTAGAAGAATCATTATCTCTGATCGACAAAGAAAAAGAACTTATAATTAAAGCACTTACAAAACATAAAAGCAAACGAAAAGATGCCGCACTAGATCTCGGTATTTCTGAAAGAACTTTGTACAGAAAAATAAAAGAATATAAAATTGAGGAATAG
- a CDS encoding T9SS type A sorting domain-containing protein, which yields MKIKIPLFLNLLFFCKSLICQVGLYPEIEWQNAIGGTSNDWGHSCFEIDNGSFAVGGGAGSLNGDIFGNHGVNDMLFLKLDSTGAIVLQKCYGGDNTDASVSMEQTSDNGFILGGYSTSSDGDVTHHYGESYVGDFWVVKIDTAGIIEWENNLGGTGHDGVESISETTNGNFIVAGYSGSSDEDVTGHHGIDEAIDYWVIMLDSLGNLLWQHSLGGSESDNGLVVRETLDNGFIVGGYAGSADGDITGNHGGRDAWIVKLDQFGEMLWQKSYGGSEYDYTYSIVVEPDSTYLLLGFTNSTDGDVSENFGGDDCWLIKINNIGDIIWEKSYGGSMDDQGWSIYPTSDHGYIIGGRSESSDGDVSKNNGANDYWLLKVDSVGNKIWERSYGGTEGDYCFEIRETSDLGYIASGWAYSEDGDVMESNGNAESWVIKLSPECYHNLYFADIDNDGFGDILNDSISCNLPVGYVLDNTDCNDADNLINPAAEDICNTLDDNCNGEIDEDAIFLTWYFDNDGDDFGNILMDSISCYTIPGYVTDNSDCDDINALINPDAVELCNSLDDNCNGIIDEDLILYTLYVDADEDGFGDADIYIYSCLEIVVGYVSDSTDCDDSNNLIFPGAIEICDYVDNDCDGIIDDNLSYIHSYEDADADEFGNLNIDSLSCDLPDGFVEDNTDCDDTNPLIYPGAEEFLNGLDDNCNGSSDEGLHLNNILRSQINIYPNPASQILFIDYSGNENLFLEIINISGEIIFTDQLKQIINTIDISKFIAGVYVIKLTIENETTESVFVKE from the coding sequence ATGAAAATCAAAATTCCTCTTTTCCTCAACCTATTATTTTTCTGTAAATCATTAATTTGTCAGGTAGGATTATATCCTGAAATAGAATGGCAAAATGCCATTGGAGGCACCTCAAATGATTGGGGACATAGCTGCTTTGAAATTGACAACGGCTCATTCGCTGTTGGAGGTGGCGCCGGATCTTTAAATGGGGATATTTTTGGCAACCACGGTGTAAATGATATGTTGTTTTTGAAATTAGACAGTACCGGAGCAATAGTGTTACAAAAATGTTATGGCGGAGACAATACAGATGCATCAGTTTCGATGGAACAAACAAGCGACAATGGTTTTATTCTGGGTGGTTATTCCACCTCTTCAGATGGGGATGTGACACATCATTACGGCGAATCTTATGTAGGGGATTTTTGGGTTGTGAAAATCGATACGGCCGGAATTATTGAATGGGAAAACAACCTTGGTGGCACAGGCCATGATGGAGTTGAATCCATTAGTGAAACTACCAATGGAAACTTCATTGTAGCAGGATATTCGGGATCAAGTGATGAGGATGTTACGGGCCATCACGGTATTGATGAGGCAATCGATTATTGGGTGATAATGCTCGATTCTTTAGGCAATTTATTATGGCAACATTCTCTTGGTGGCAGTGAAAGTGATAATGGTTTAGTTGTTCGAGAAACCTTGGACAATGGTTTTATTGTAGGAGGATATGCAGGCTCGGCAGATGGTGATATTACCGGCAATCATGGAGGCAGAGATGCCTGGATAGTGAAATTAGATCAATTTGGAGAAATGTTATGGCAAAAAAGTTATGGTGGAAGTGAATATGATTATACTTATTCCATCGTAGTGGAACCTGATTCAACTTATTTATTATTGGGATTTACGAACTCTACTGATGGCGACGTTTCGGAAAATTTTGGTGGGGATGATTGTTGGTTGATCAAGATCAATAATATCGGAGATATTATTTGGGAAAAATCGTATGGTGGATCGATGGATGATCAGGGTTGGTCGATCTATCCCACTTCTGATCATGGTTATATTATTGGTGGACGATCGGAATCCAGTGATGGTGACGTAAGTAAAAATAATGGAGCTAACGATTATTGGTTATTAAAAGTGGATAGTGTCGGAAATAAAATTTGGGAACGATCCTATGGTGGTACCGAAGGTGATTATTGTTTTGAAATCAGAGAAACCTCTGATCTAGGATATATTGCATCTGGTTGGGCCTACTCAGAGGACGGAGATGTAATGGAAAGTAATGGAAATGCGGAAAGTTGGGTAATAAAATTATCGCCGGAATGTTACCATAATTTATATTTTGCAGATATTGATAACGATGGATTTGGCGATATTTTAAATGATTCGATATCCTGTAATTTACCTGTCGGCTATGTTTTGGATAATACGGATTGTAATGATGCTGATAATTTAATTAATCCGGCAGCAGAAGATATTTGTAATACTTTGGATGATAATTGCAATGGAGAAATTGATGAAGATGCAATTTTTTTAACCTGGTATTTTGATAATGATGGGGATGATTTTGGTAATATTTTAATGGATTCTATTTCCTGTTATACAATCCCGGGTTATGTTACAGATAATTCTGATTGCGATGATATAAATGCACTCATAAATCCTGATGCTGTCGAGTTATGTAATTCGCTTGACGATAATTGTAACGGTATTATTGATGAAGATCTGATTCTTTATACATTGTATGTTGATGCAGATGAAGATGGTTTTGGAGATGCGGATATTTATATTTATTCCTGTTTGGAAATTGTTGTCGGATACGTATCCGATTCCACCGATTGCGACGATAGTAATAATTTAATTTTTCCTGGAGCTATTGAAATATGCGATTACGTTGATAATGATTGTGATGGTATAATTGATGATAATTTAAGTTATATTCATTCGTATGAAGATGCAGACGCAGATGAATTTGGAAATTTGAATATCGATTCTTTATCCTGTGATCTGCCCGATGGCTTCGTAGAAGATAACACAGATTGCGACGATACCAACCCTTTAATTTATCCCGGTGCAGAAGAATTTCTAAATGGACTGGATGATAATTGTAATGGTTCTTCTGACGAAGGGTTGCATCTAAATAATATCCTGCGATCCCAAATCAATATCTACCCAAATCCTGCATCTCAAATTCTTTTTATAGACTACTCCGGAAACGAGAATTTATTTCTTGAGATCATAAATATTTCCGGAGAAATTATCTTTACCGATCAACTAAAACAAATAATTAATACTATTGATATCAGTAAATTTATTGCAGGAGTATATGTAATTAAATTAACCATTGAAAATGAAACTACAGAATCGGTTTTTGTAAAGGAATAA
- a CDS encoding LptE family protein, with protein MILFFTLISATCNVSMSGTNIPVDIKTITINYFPNQSNFVAPSLSQTFTEAVKDKFLRESPLTLADNGGDWELNGAITKYLSTPIAPTGTETTALNRLTITIKVDFLSRKDELQNWSQTFSRYEDYESTKTLSQVEGDLLPKLSEQLADDIYQKLTQNW; from the coding sequence TTGATATTATTTTTCACATTAATATCAGCAACCTGTAATGTTTCGATGAGCGGAACAAATATTCCCGTGGATATTAAAACAATTACAATTAATTATTTCCCCAATCAATCAAATTTTGTTGCACCATCTTTAAGTCAAACTTTTACCGAAGCAGTAAAAGATAAATTTTTACGCGAATCTCCTTTAACTTTAGCCGATAATGGAGGCGATTGGGAATTAAATGGTGCAATTACAAAATATCTGAGCACACCAATAGCACCGACAGGAACAGAAACAACGGCGCTTAACAGATTGACCATCACGATAAAAGTTGATTTTTTAAGCAGAAAGGATGAATTACAAAACTGGAGTCAGACCTTTAGCAGATATGAAGATTACGAAAGTACAAAAACGCTTTCGCAGGTGGAGGGAGATCTTTTACCAAAATTATCTGAACAATTGGCTGACGATATTTATCAAAAATTAACGCAAAACTGGTAA
- a CDS encoding MMPL family transporter, protein MKFNIWKFVAGLNPKYVLVFLVIFLPLSVYFTLQLKFSYDYEDFFPKGDPDLDFYYTFRDQFEHDDNFLLVGLKPKEGILNTKFLTSVDSATNKIQRSDYAERVYSIANFRYFIKSPFGFIDYPALHIYEPEKYAVDSGRIKLDERISGKLISDNFTTTVIFIKTDDTLSQQESVLFIDDVKQSLQESGISDYHLLGKSNFQVELVKLQRKEFFLYSMLSVLLVAVVTYLLFRKIWAVLISMTTVAISLIIFTGILGFSQIEQNVMSTLFPIVIIIIGISDAIHFLGKYIIELRKNNKREIALFKTLSDIGFATLLTAVTSAIGFLTMLTSNVPPIRFFGVLSALGVLLVYIVVLFLISPLLKLFTLKQLDKFGYAGENKWGGIVEIIYNSGKNHTRKMLTISAVILLIFTYGMTQITTDIHLEAGMPKNAKITEDFHFFEENFNGFRPFEIAAVAQNNYVISDPVVLREIEKVEAFVKQQEIINGLQSITMVYKSLNRAYNGDNPAEYKLPEDENMFSIYDRDLKRVKLSELNILISEDKKYGRISGFLSDAGTDSIRVVQKKINEFITQNTNPEIVDFNITGTGIIFDKNTEYLRNNIISGVLLAFLCIGIVMAFMFRNWKMVIISIIPNVIPLVVCAGIMGLLKIELDAPTSIIFGISYGIAVDDTIHFLSKFKIEKQKGFSTEQAIRNTFQETGKAVFSMSVILFFGFMILLISPTAATFNIGLLTGITLFSAVWPDVYLLPYMLRKWIK, encoded by the coding sequence TTGAAATTCAATATTTGGAAATTTGTAGCCGGTCTTAACCCAAAATACGTCTTGGTATTTTTGGTGATATTCCTACCCCTTTCGGTTTATTTCACCTTACAGTTAAAATTTTCGTACGATTATGAGGATTTTTTTCCAAAGGGAGATCCCGATCTTGATTTTTATTACACCTTCAGAGATCAGTTTGAACACGATGATAATTTTTTACTGGTTGGATTAAAACCAAAGGAAGGGATTTTAAACACTAAATTTTTAACTTCAGTTGATTCCGCAACAAATAAAATTCAAAGATCTGATTACGCAGAAAGAGTTTATTCTATTGCTAATTTTAGATATTTTATTAAATCACCATTTGGGTTCATCGATTATCCCGCATTACATATTTATGAGCCCGAAAAATATGCAGTTGATAGCGGACGAATAAAACTTGATGAAAGAATTTCGGGGAAACTAATTTCAGATAATTTTACCACTACAGTTATTTTTATAAAAACGGATGACACCTTGAGTCAACAAGAATCTGTTTTATTTATTGATGATGTTAAACAAAGCCTACAGGAATCCGGAATTTCAGATTATCATTTATTAGGAAAATCAAACTTTCAGGTGGAATTAGTAAAACTTCAACGCAAAGAATTTTTTCTTTATTCCATGCTAAGTGTATTACTTGTTGCTGTTGTTACTTATTTATTATTTCGAAAGATATGGGCTGTTTTAATTTCCATGACAACAGTAGCAATTTCACTCATAATATTTACAGGAATACTTGGATTTTCGCAGATAGAACAAAATGTAATGAGCACCTTATTTCCTATTGTAATAATTATAATTGGAATTTCGGATGCCATTCATTTTTTGGGTAAATACATAATAGAATTACGCAAAAATAATAAACGCGAGATCGCATTATTTAAAACCTTATCGGATATCGGGTTTGCAACACTATTAACCGCTGTAACCTCTGCAATCGGGTTTTTAACAATGTTAACTTCCAACGTACCTCCTATTCGTTTTTTTGGTGTATTATCGGCGCTGGGAGTGCTTTTGGTGTATATAGTTGTATTATTTTTAATAAGTCCTCTATTAAAATTATTCACCTTAAAACAGTTAGATAAATTTGGATATGCCGGCGAAAATAAATGGGGTGGAATTGTTGAAATTATTTATAATTCAGGTAAGAATCACACGCGTAAAATGCTTACCATAAGTGCTGTTATTTTATTGATATTTACTTATGGAATGACCCAGATCACAACGGATATTCACCTCGAGGCAGGCATGCCAAAAAATGCAAAAATTACGGAGGATTTTCATTTTTTTGAAGAAAATTTTAATGGATTTCGACCTTTCGAAATTGCTGCGGTTGCACAAAATAATTATGTAATTTCCGATCCTGTGGTTTTGCGTGAAATTGAAAAAGTGGAAGCCTTTGTAAAACAACAGGAAATAATAAATGGTTTGCAAAGTATAACCATGGTGTACAAAAGTTTGAATCGCGCATATAATGGTGACAACCCTGCCGAATATAAATTACCTGAAGATGAAAATATGTTTTCGATTTACGACAGAGATTTAAAAAGAGTGAAATTAAGCGAACTAAATATTTTAATTTCCGAGGATAAAAAGTATGGAAGAATAAGTGGTTTTTTAAGTGATGCGGGAACAGATAGCATTCGGGTTGTGCAAAAAAAGATAAACGAATTTATAACACAAAATACAAACCCTGAAATTGTTGATTTTAATATTACCGGAACGGGAATAATTTTCGATAAGAACACAGAGTATTTACGCAACAATATTATCAGCGGAGTATTACTTGCATTTCTTTGTATAGGTATAGTAATGGCATTTATGTTCCGCAATTGGAAAATGGTGATCATTTCCATAATTCCGAATGTTATCCCGCTGGTTGTGTGTGCAGGAATAATGGGATTACTGAAAATTGAATTAGACGCTCCCACTTCCATAATTTTTGGAATATCGTATGGAATTGCTGTGGACGATACCATACATTTTCTCTCCAAATTCAAAATTGAAAAACAAAAAGGATTTTCAACCGAGCAGGCAATTAGAAATACATTTCAGGAAACCGGAAAAGCAGTTTTCAGCATGTCGGTGATCTTATTTTTTGGTTTTATGATATTGCTTATCTCCCCCACTGCAGCAACTTTTAATATCGGATTATTAACAGGCATTACTTTGTTTTCTGCAGTATGGCCGGATGTTTATTTATTGCCATATATGCTCAGGAAGTGGATAAAATAA
- a CDS encoding multicopper oxidase family protein, with product MKRRSFLRNALLGTTAVAITPSAFLASCDPGELDPNVTFGNVGGLTVPEPPFVNPIAALNPTSAIGASLDAVKNSEVLIGTVNPTFCFGYSNGIWGPTLKIRKGESVNIDVANHINETTNVHFHGLMLNAGEDDGVDDGITNGGSRNYNFTVNNRAGLYWYHPQYGKSAGKQVNIGLGGLFVVEDDEEDGINLPSGDRSMFLVLQDKRFNEDASMFYGTSTAEEMVGYFGETIMINGVTGALKDDLSQRYYRLRICNASNARIYNLGLDSEDVADMNFYIIGGDGGLLESVGSPTGSIYLAPGERVDVIVDFTAVPVGGFVELVSRQFSNAGGFQGASGFTLMRFNINTAYDETYTIPGALSSIVTLTEGDAAVTRNFNVSNPQLTQDYAASHADSGDMHEIEGEPYATGVSSFSVNSGATELWEFVNNGDEPVAMHVYGVQFQIIERIGGRGNVRVWEKGWKDTILALPTETVRIVIPFTGAPGRYYFCATNLEAADSGMIQAFDIV from the coding sequence ATGAAAAGAAGATCATTTTTAAGAAACGCACTTTTAGGCACCACAGCTGTGGCCATCACTCCCTCAGCATTTTTGGCAAGTTGCGATCCGGGTGAACTAGATCCTAATGTTACTTTTGGAAATGTGGGGGGACTTACAGTTCCTGAACCACCCTTTGTTAATCCCATAGCTGCTTTAAACCCAACTAGCGCAATAGGAGCATCACTTGATGCCGTTAAAAATTCTGAAGTATTGATCGGAACTGTTAATCCGACCTTTTGCTTTGGATATTCTAATGGTATTTGGGGTCCAACGCTCAAAATTAGAAAAGGTGAATCTGTAAATATTGATGTTGCAAATCATATAAATGAAACTACCAACGTCCATTTTCATGGTTTAATGTTGAATGCAGGCGAGGATGATGGTGTTGATGATGGAATTACCAACGGAGGCTCCAGAAATTACAATTTTACTGTAAACAATCGCGCAGGTTTGTATTGGTACCATCCTCAATATGGTAAATCAGCAGGTAAACAAGTAAATATTGGTCTTGGTGGTTTGTTTGTGGTGGAAGATGATGAAGAAGATGGAATTAATTTACCATCTGGCGACAGATCGATGTTCCTTGTTTTACAGGACAAACGATTTAATGAGGATGCGAGTATGTTCTATGGTACTAGTACTGCAGAAGAAATGGTGGGTTATTTTGGTGAAACCATTATGATCAATGGCGTTACAGGTGCATTAAAGGATGATCTTTCTCAAAGATATTACCGTTTGAGAATTTGTAATGCTAGTAATGCTCGTATTTATAATTTAGGATTGGATTCAGAAGATGTTGCTGATATGAATTTTTATATCATTGGCGGTGATGGAGGTTTATTAGAAAGTGTAGGATCTCCAACCGGTTCCATTTATCTGGCTCCGGGCGAACGCGTTGATGTGATAGTAGATTTCACTGCCGTACCTGTTGGTGGATTTGTTGAATTGGTTAGCCGTCAATTCAGTAATGCCGGAGGTTTCCAAGGTGCTTCAGGTTTTACTCTAATGCGTTTTAATATAAATACCGCATACGACGAAACTTATACAATTCCGGGTGCATTGTCATCAATTGTTACCTTAACTGAAGGAGATGCAGCTGTTACCAGAAACTTTAATGTTTCGAATCCACAATTAACACAGGATTATGCTGCATCACATGCCGATTCTGGTGATATGCACGAAATTGAAGGAGAACCTTATGCAACCGGCGTTTCTTCCTTTAGTGTTAATTCTGGTGCTACCGAACTTTGGGAATTTGTAAATAACGGTGATGAACCGGTTGCCATGCATGTTTATGGTGTTCAATTCCAAATAATAGAAAGAATTGGTGGTCGCGGAAACGTAAGAGTATGGGAAAAAGGTTGGAAAGACACCATTCTTGCACTACCTACAGAAACCGTTAGAATAGTAATACCATTTACAGGAGCTCCGGGTCGTTATTATTTCTGTGCAACTAATTTAGAAGCTGCAGATTCAGGAATGATCCAGGCCTTTGATATTGTTTAA
- the secG gene encoding preprotein translocase subunit SecG, which yields MLFTVIIIIAIIAAILLGLIVLVQNPKGGGLSGTFGGAANQIFGYKRTTDDIERITWGLVVIVFALCLSSAAFKPNESVEVQNGLRPEAVPPTNSINMPTQPAEDEVAPVVGDDPADGGVVDPQ from the coding sequence ATGTTATTTACAGTTATTATCATAATCGCAATTATAGCCGCAATTTTATTGGGCTTGATCGTGTTAGTTCAAAACCCGAAAGGTGGTGGTTTATCAGGAACTTTTGGCGGTGCAGCAAATCAGATCTTTGGTTATAAAAGAACAACCGACGATATAGAAAGAATTACCTGGGGACTTGTAGTTATAGTTTTTGCACTTTGTTTGAGTTCAGCTGCATTCAAACCAAACGAATCGGTAGAAGTTCAAAACGGTTTGCGTCCTGAAGCTGTTCCTCCAACAAATTCCATCAACATGCCAACTCAACCGGCAGAAGATGAAGTTGCACCAGTTGTAGGTGACGATCCTGCGGATGGTGGAGTAGTTGATCCACAATAA